A segment of the Capra hircus breed San Clemente chromosome 19, ASM170441v1, whole genome shotgun sequence genome:
CCGAGTTCCAGGCCCGCCTCACGCAGGTGAGAGGGTCCCTGTGTAGTTGGGGTGGCCCCCGCAGGTGAAGAATCTCCAGGACCGGCGCACAAGGGCTGGCCTACGCAGATGAGGGGATCCTGGCCCGCGCAGGGAGGGGCATCCCGGGCTGTGCAGATGAGGTGGAACGTGCCGGTGAGTGGGCCTCGTGCCAGTGAGAGGGGGCTCGTGCCGGTGAGGGCGTCCCCGCGCCGGTGAGGTGGTCCTGAGCCCGCCTAGGCGGGGAGGCCAGCGCAGGTGAGAGGGCCTGGCACTCGTACAGGTGAAGGGGTCCATGCAGATGAGGGGGGTTCTCGTGCAGTTGAGGGTACTCAGGGGGAAGGTGCAGGTAAGGGCCCCTCAGCACCCCCACACAGGTGAGGAGGGGCTCTTGCCCCAGGGTCCGTGAGCTCCTACCGCCTTCCTGGGAGGATGCTCTTCCTGCCTTGAGCCAAACCCCAGGGACATGGGGAGCTGCCTGCAGGGAAGCTTCCCTGGGTTTTGGGACAGCTCATCCTGAGAGGTCCAGGTGGAGGCTCTGGACACCACCTTCAGATCCTGGGAGGGACACCTCTGTATGCAAGATGAGATCTAGTCTGGAGGGTTCCACGGAGAGGCTTTGTTTACCATCCCAGAGCCCCCCACACTCCTTGCTGCTCAAGGGTGCCAGCCCCTCCAGTGGGCCCAGTTAGGCTGGGTGTGGCTGGTgcctggaggagaggagggtgtTAAATTTCACTCACACTACCGGAAACACATACCCGAGGACACTGGCCTAGTGAGTGGCAGGGACAGCCTCTGCCTTCACTCTGGAGAATAGGCACCAAAGCCTCTGCTGTGGCTGTTGGGGCTGATGGAGGCTGCAGTGCTGACCCTGGGTGATGATGGTGTGTGCCCGCTGGCCCACCAGAGTCCTCCATGCCATGGAGGGCTATGCTCATTCCCTTCTGGTCCCTCCTGGTGCCAGCTCATCCCCTCTGGTTACCTGAGCACGTGCCACATGCCAGATCCTGGAGTTGCAGGGTCCCCACCCTCGTGGACCTTACATTCTTACAAGGGCATCAGGCAGTGCACAGACCAACCTGTGTGGGCAGGTGGCCAAGGGAGACAAGTGAAGCAGGATGAGGGAGTGAGGAGTGACAGGGACGGGCAGTCCTCTGAgtgggaggggcgggggcgcCTCATGATATCCCAGGGGAGGCTCAAGCAGATCgaaggagggaaagggaggcAGTGAGGAGGTCACAGAGAGCAGGGTCAGGTCTGAGGGGCGTTGTTCTCAGTCCAGGCCTGGTGACTTTATTCCCCCTGCCTGAGTGTCCTCCCACCCTGATCTGAGACCCGGTTCAGAAAGATCAGCTGAGGCTGCTGTGTGGGGAGAGGCTAGGCTGGTCAGGCAGGGCCAGAGGAGGGGTTGCCATGGTTTTTCAGTTTGAAGAGATGGGGGCTCAGACGGGGGTTGTGGAGGGAAGGGACTGATGGGAAAGGGGCACCAGCCGGGTGCCTGAGGGGGCAGGGACGGAGGTGAGGGGCGGAAGAGGTCAGGACGAGACTTGAATCTTTGGTCTGAGCCAGTTTCAGAAAACACCCACTGGGGAGGGGCAGCTGGAGGTGGCAGTCAGGAGTCTGTTTGGGTCTGAGGTGCCGTGTACTCCATGGTCAGCCAAGCTGGGAACTAGGGCATAAGGGGGTGGTGAGAGATATGCCTGTGGGAACCGGCCATGCAGAGATGGTGTTTGACGCCAGGAGGCCAGAGGCTGTCCCCTAGGATGGAGGGAAGAGGCCCAGGGCTGAGCAGTCGGATGGGGAAGGGCCAGCAACATACACTGTGGAAGTGCCACCctaggaggggaggaagggtaaCCTGGACAGGAGAgtagatgctgcctcccaggagCTCTTGGGTATTCTGGATGGCTCTaaggagacagagggagagtTCCGTGGCCAGATAAGTTTAGGGGCTTTAACAAATCCCAGTTTGAATATCGCCTGTGGGGTGCTCACCACAGGCCAGCCTCGTGGCCGCCTTGTCTGAACCTCATGATACCCTGTGAGGAGGCACTTTTGaaggcccattttacagatgaggaatatGGGGCCTAGGCAGGTAGAGTACCTGTCATGGGAGAGGGCTCATACCTATGACTTTCAGCAGCCCAGGGTCACCCCCTGCAGTGCCCTTCCAGGGAGGGTCATCTTGACCCCAGGAAACCTCCTTTTGCTGTTAATGCTCAGCTTCCTGCTCTGCCACTCGCTTCTGCTCCTGATAAGGAGACAGCCACCGAGCAACAAGGGTGGTGGGCACGGTAGGCCTCTGGGGAGCTGAACGGCATGCAGACTCGGACCCTCAGCCCTGGGCCATTGGGGCTGAGCTGGAGAGGGCGTGCGTGCTGCCTGGGCCCTCGGAGGATGCCTGCTCACCTCCCTTATTCTCTTCTCAGGGCCACCTGTCCACCATGAAAGGCTCCAGGGCCCTCAGCGGCCCCGAGGGCAGCCTGGAAGGTGTGGACTTGAGTCTGACAGGCCTCCCTCCACCCATGAACCGGCGCCCCAATAGTGCTTCCGCCACCAAGCCCATCACCCGCTCCATCTCCGTGGTCACGGGCAGTGAGCCAAGGAGGAAGATGCTGGTGAGTATCAGAGCTGGGTGTCATGTCTGGGGGCTATTCAGGGCCCCCTGTCTTGGGGTGGCGTCTGACTCCTGGCGTCTGAGATGCACACCTCAGCAGGCACCTTCATGTCCATTATCCCATTCATCCCTGGGGCTATCCGGGGGCAGGAAGGACTCTGGCTGATAGACTAGGGAGCTGACTCCCCAATAGGTTGCTGCTAGGGTCACCTGGCCCCACATAGAGCCTAGATCCTGCCAGCACCAAGCCCTTCATCCCTCCTGTTCCAGCAACATTTGGATTTGTATGATTCCTCTGTAAATGAGGTTGATGTGTGCGGAAGGAGGGGCTCCTGGTGGCCTTGGAGATACCGTGCAGGGCAGGCAGTAGGCGGCAGGTGGGCAGCTGGACGGCAACAGGAACTCTGGGACGAGAGCTGCCATGGGGAGTGAACAGCCAGGCTCATTGGTGAGAAGGTGATGAGGAGGATGGTAGCCTTTGCTGTGGTGCCTGGGCAGGAGTCACATGCCTCCCCTTGGACCTTCCACCTGCCAGGGGTGAGGCGCTCCCATTTCATGTGAGAGGCCGGGGACCTGCCCCGCCTCAGCCAGGCAAACCCAGGGCCCCCAGGGTGTTCCCCCGCCCACCTGTCACCTGCTCCCCCTGCTCACCTGTCTATGTGTGACCCAGGAGAGCCTCTCACTTAATCTGGGTCCAAGCCTGGCCTGCCCCTGAGTGGACTCGCAAGCGTCTGAAACCTCTGCCACACGGTCAGTTGCTTCCCTCCTTTTTGCAGGAGAACCCAGGGCCCGGAGGCTCCCGAGCCATCAACAACCTTCGCAGATCTAACAGCGCCACACAGGTCAACCAGCCACAAGCCAACCAGGCATGGCCCAGCCCCCTCAGGTAACCTCTGACCCCCCAGGTACTCCCGTCCTGCTTTCCTGCCTCAGTCAGTCTTTCTCCCAGCCTCACTGGCGTGAGCACCAGCTGAACAGGGGGACCAGTGCGGGGCAAGGTAGGCAGGATGAGTCTTGACCTGTCATTTCCTATGCAGAGATGTGAACCTCAAGGCTGCCCAccgccccccacaccccccacaccGCCCCAGCCTCCCCCTCTCCCTTGTCTTTGTTGCACTTTCCCTGGGGCTGTCACGGTGGCCACAGAACAGGGTGCGAGCGTCTCTTCCAGGCGTGGTTGTCAGAGCAGGGCTGAGAAGTGATATTTCATGCCGCAAGCTTGGGAGTAGGAGACCCCATCAGTGACCTGGCCCCTCCTGGCCCCTTGTAAGACGAGTTCTCATCTGGATTCCTGAAGCCGGGCTCCCCACGCCCTGTGACTGACCTTGCTTGCCATCCTCTCTATGACTCAGGCCGGCAGAGCCCCAAGACTTCCTGACTCTCTTCGAGGGCAGCCCCAGTGGGAGAAAAAGGCCAGCCAGTCTGAGCAAAGCCTCCAGTGAGAAGGGAGCCACGTGGAATGTGCTGGTGAGGCTGCAGCTGAGCTGAGTCGACAGGCCATCAGGCTGTTTCACTGGGGCTGACGCCTGGTTCCGACTTTGTTCTCACTGCCCTGCAGGACGggctggtggggggcagggggcatcAGTGTTAGTTAGTAGCTTTGACCATAGTGGTCAGTGTGAGGAGGAGCAAAGACCGTCCCGGCCCCTGGGTCATCTCACAGCTCCCCATGTGTGGGTGAggcggtgggggcagggcaggggccccACGTCAGAGGCATGTGCAGCGGGGTGATGGACTGTCGCTTGTGTGTACCGACAGGATGACCGGCCCAGGGCCTTTACCTTGCCATCCGACGCCCAGAGTCCTGGAGCCCTCGATGTGCCAGTGGGCCCGAGGAGGAGAGAGTGCATGGTGCCTCTGGCCCCCAGCTTCACCGCCAACAACCGGTGCGTTGGCTGTACCCTCACAGCTTGGGTTCCTCTTGGCCGAACACCCTGATGGAGCTTCCCTGGGTCCTGAGAAGGGCCCCACCATCGGGCATGGTGGTCGTAGGGGGCGCGGCAGGGACACTGGGACAGTGCCACAGTGAGCCCTGGCGCCAACTACGTGAATCGGGGGTCCTTTCCAGAGCCTGAAGccactcccacccccatctctccCGGCAGGAGCAACAAGGGTGCCGTGGGCAACTGCGTCACCACCATGGTGCACAACCACTACACCCCCTCAGAAAAGGTGCCGCCGACCCCCAAGAGCTCCAACCACACGGCTCCCTCCCTCAAGTAAGGCCCTGGCTGCAGCCTCCCACAGTGCGTGACCTGGGCTGCACCAGCAAGCCCAGGCTCATCTTGATCTGGGGTTCCACCGAGGAAACCGCAGCTGCCCCCCAAGTCTCCAGTCCCCATCTGAGACCATAGCCAAGGGGAACCTTGAGCAGGCTGAGCAGAGCAGCCCCACCCCTAGTCCCTCACCCGCATGTCCAGTGCCTAGCATGCTCAGATCAGGGACGGCCTATGGGTGTCGAGTCACCATCCAGCTCTGGGATCCTGCTGTTTTAAGTGTGGAGCCCTTTAACCTTGGGTGCCACCAGATGGGCACTGGTGGGGGAGTAGGTGACCCTGAGGATGACCAGCATGTCAGAACAGGACCTCACCCGCTCCTGGGGTCCTCAGGCCCTGGGACAAGGCTAAGGCGGCTCTCCGAGCCACAGACATAGCCATCCCCTGGGAGCCGGGAGAGGGGGGCCATGTTAGGTGGCCATGAATCTTTCTCCACCCTCCTGGTCAGCAACATCATTAAGGCAGCCACGGACGAGGGCGAAGGCAGCAGCCTCGGGAAGCCGCAGAAGAATGTGGCCCGCAGCAACCACGTGGTCCAGAATAACTCAGGGGGTACCACCGGCCTGCTCAGACGGAAGGAGGTGACCGAGGAGGAGGCTGAGAGGTGACCACCCCCGGGGCTGGGAGGAGGCCTGCGGTGCCAGGGAGAGAAATCTCCACTTAAGAATTGTTTTAAGATGATGCAGGCTGACAAGGCCACACGTTGTATAGTTCTCTTTATACAAAGCATCAAAAAAAGCAAATCTGCAGAATCAGAAAGTAGAGCAGTGGCTGGCTGGGGCCAGAGGAGTGCAGAGGGGGTCTTTTAGGATCAGTGGAAACATTCTAGAACTGGATCATGTTTGTGGTCATACAGCTctctaaatttactaaaaatcattgaatggTATATTCCAAATGGGTAAGTTTTATAAGTATGTAATCACTTCAGTAAACTGCTAAGtaaaaaaacattaaacagaagGAAGATGTAAAACTGCAAAGGTCAGAACACTGATGGGGCTGCCCCTGGAATCTGGCCGCCCCGGGGGAGGGCGGGGTGTGGGCACGGTGGGATCTTCTGCTGTGGCTGCAGGTCTGTGATGTGCTTGGTCAGGAACCACGTAGTgatcagagcctgggctctgaaaGCCTCACCTGGCTGAGCAGTCATCACAGCTGTCCCAACAGAGCTCAGAACCGGGCCCTGGAAATGGGCGAGCGGGAGGAGCTGGGCAAGGCTCAGGTGTCCCCACTGGGACACCCCTCTGGGTGCATGTCCCACGGCCGGGGACCACTGACATCCTGTATGGTCCATTAGCACCTTTGCCAAGTGAATTGACAAGCGGTCTCGAGAGCCCAGATGAAGGCTTTGGGTTTAACCTGCCTTACTGAGTAAAATGTACACGCAACAGGATGCCCCTCTTAGGGCACAGGTTTATGAATTCAATGCGCGTGTAGTCGGAACAACATCACCCTCTACCCCGGGATCCCCTCACGTGCCCCTCACCCAGCCCCTCCTGGCCAAAATCCTGGCCACACCAGCCTGTGCCCTCTAGTTTGCTTTCCCTGGCGGGCTGTGCCTGGAGCCCCAGCATGTGGCCCCTGTGCTCGGCCTGCAGGGCCTCTGACTTGTTGCTCTTTGTCTCTGAGCAGTGCACCGTCAGGAGCGCAGTGTTTGCCCACAGGTGGTGGTGGGCCACTGGGTTCCTTTCAGTTTCTATTGATCATAAGTAGTCTGGGGATGAGCTTTTCCATTTCCCTGGGGACTGCTGGCACTTGAAGAAGGGCCGCGTGCACCGCCGCTTCTCTGCCCGCCGGGCCTCCTGGAGACCCGGGGAGGGAGGCTGTGCCTCAGCCGCCTCCACCCTAACCCCCCTCTCTGGCAGGTTCATCCACCAGGTAAACCAGGCCGCTGTCACCATCCAGCGCTGGTACCGACACCAGGTGCAGCTGCGCCGAGCCGGAGCCGCCCGCCTGGAGTGCCTGCTGGCATCCAAGCGAGAGGTCAGTGTGGGTGTGCGAGCCAACCAAGGGGTGGGCGTGAATCCCAGGGCTCCCGCTGTGCACGGCAAGATTTCTGACCAGTGGGCTTGAACCTAGGATTGCCCCATGAGTCCACTTCATCTAGGGGGTCAGCTTCCTCCCTCCCGAATTGCTCGGTCACAGGACCTGGGTGCCGGGTCACCCCTGCTGAAACGTGGGGTGGGTTTCTGGCTGAGAGGCAAAGACATTTCCCATCTGCAGGAGCCGCTGACCACCTCAGAGAGGGGGGCTTGTCCTCTGTGGGGCAGAGAAATGGCAGGATGGGGCCACCCCGTCTTCTCCAGTCAAACCCACTGTGGCTTGGCTTCTGCAGGGGCAGCGGCAGCGGCTGGGAGAGGGGACCCTCCTGGACCAACACCAACAGAAGGAGGCAGCCAGGAGGAAGGCCCGGGAGGAGAAGGCGCGCCAGGCCCGGAGGGCAGCCATCCAAGTGAGGGGGTGGCCTGAGCCGCGTGGGGAGCCTGGCGCTGAGGGAGCACCCTCTGTGCCAAGACCGCTTGTGTTCCTGGGGGCCCTACTGCCCCCTTCCCCAAGACCCTGGGCACAGGGCCTTGGGCAGTGTGACTCGGGGAGGATGAGGGGCGGCCCTCTCCCCTGGCCCCGGCTGCTCACAGGGGCTCCCCACAACAGGAACTGCAACAGAAGCGAGCCCAGAAATCAGGCAACGCTGACCTTGGGCCGCTGAAGGGGATGGGGGAGATGGAGAAGCCCCAGCCCACCCAGGAGCCAGCCATGAGGCCAGGGAGCACCTCTCAGCAGACCCGCAAGGCCAATAACACTGGTGAGCAGGGCTGAGAGGCCAGAGGCTACCCTGCCGTCCACCTACCACTGCCTCTGGCTCTGTGTGCGGGCACCCCGATATGGTGACTCCCCTGGAGTTATCCCTAAAGGCAGATGCCCCCTGCCTAGACCTCCGCATCCTTCCCCATCCCTCTGCCTCAGGGAGGCTCCTGGCTAAGAAGGTGCAGCCTCTGCCAACGTCCTCTGGCGCCCTCTGCCACTGCCCTGTTGGCAGCTCCCACTCATGAATGGGAGTGCTGCTATCAGCGGATACCAAGCCCTGCTCCTCCACTCCTGTCCCAGTTCCTCTGGGCCTGGACACAGGGTTCTTTCGCAGCAGCTgcaccagctctgtgacctcgCACTCCAGAAGGTCAGGGCTCCCCAATGTCCCCACTGCTCCATGAGGTCCGCCATGGCACGTGCTGTCCCAGGCCTGCCTCCCCTTTGCCTGGCTTCTTCCCAAGGGCTCCTCCATGTCTGCAGCCCCCTGGTGGGCTGACACTGTGTTCTGTTGTGCAGGGGCCAGCTTCCGCACTGCAGGCTTGGAGGATGCCGGCCAGCCTGCCCTCGGCTCATCCCCAGAGCCCCGGCAGCTCTCAGAGGACAAGCCTCAGGTCTCGGCACAGCCCTTTccaccctgcctgcctgccttcggCTCTGGGGTGCATTGGTGCCGGGGTGGTTGGTACCTACCCCTTCACTGCCCCTCCCTGGCTGTGGGGTCACTCACACCAGGAAAGGCCACCCAGGATGGGTCTTGTCGATCCAGCGGAAGGATGAGGTCTCAATGGTTGCTCTGGAATCTCTCTGGGTATTCATGGATGCTGGGGTGGCACCTCTACAGGCCCATAGAAAAGAGCTGGACGCTCAGGTTAGGCATTCGCCAAAGCCTCCAGCCTCTAGAGACCCCTCCCACCAAGCCACCCTTTTTGTTTTCCTGGAGGTGGgtcagggggcgggggcgggggcgcggggcggggcgggtcaAGTTTAGTCCACGTGGCTGGGCAGGCATGTGCTCATGTGGAGAAAGCTTCACCCTTCTGTTCTCTGGTGGTCTCTGCCTCTAATGGCCCATCTACTGCAGGATGCCAGCCTCCAGGATGTGCCTGGTGAGGGCCTGGAGGGCATGGGCCCAGCTGGGAGCAGGGCCAAGTCAAAGGCAACCCTGGACGAGCTGCTGGACACGCTGAAGCTGCTGGAGCAGGAACCTGAACCGCTGCCCTGCCCCCGGGCCTACCACAAGGACAAATATGCCTGGACTGATGAGGTGACCATGGGCCCTGGCACTGCCCATTCAGGTCCCAGGGGTGCTTTGGgggccagggaagtccaccaggctcctctctgctctAGTAAGCACCCTAAGGAGGGCCAGATGGGACCTTATTGAATCTCCCCAGTTATCCCAGGGCTCACTAAGGGTTAGGACCCTCGGAAGAAcccaggggtggaggtggggtaggTACTGCTTCTCTGCCAGTGGTACCCCCTGCCAGGGTCTGGGGAGCTTGAGAGGCCCTCCCTCCAGACCAGGCCTTCCTCTACCCCAGGGGACTCTGAGCAGCTTCTGGAAGGCCGACCCAGAGTCCTCAACTGTCCCAACAGCCCCTAACACTGCACCCCTCCCACGCAGGAGGACGATGCCAGCTCCCTGACAGCGGACAACCTGGAGAAATTTGGGAAGCTGAGTGCAGCCACTGGCCCCCCTGAGGATGGGACCTTGCTTTCAGAGGCCAAGCTGCAGAGCATCATGAACTTCCTGGATGAGATGGAGAAGTCTGGGCAGGGCCAGCCGGCCTCAGCCCCTCAGGTGTGGAAGGGGTCTTGAGGGGGGACAGCAGGTCGTCAGCGGGCGACCATGGCCTGCTGACACAGCCACGTTCGCAGGGGCCCATgccggaggaggggctggggcgcCTGGAGCCTGCATCTGAGGCCAGTACATCAGTGATGCGACTACAGCTGGAGGTGGAGGAGAAGAAGCAGGCGATGGTGTTGCTGCAGAGGGCGCTGGTAACGTCCCCATCGGCACTGCGTCTGTCCCCGGGGCCCCAGCCGGAGCAAGCCCCCGGCCTGAACCTTGAGGGCCTCGTCTCTGTCGCTTCTCCCGCACCCGCTACAGGCACAACAGCGAGACCTCACCTTCCGGCGGGTCAAAGAGACGGAGAGGGAGCTGGGCCGGCAGCTGCGGCAGCAGAAGGAGCACTATGAGGCCACCATACAGCGGCATCTGTCCTTCATCGACCAGGTGGCGCTGCCTGGCAGGCGGGGCTTGGCAAGGCGGTCAGGAGGAGGACGGGACTGGGTTCCAGACCAGCTCAGGCTTGGTGGGAGTTTCTGGACCCACAGGCCTCCCCTGTGGGCCTTCTTCTCCCTCTGTAGAAACAGATAGCAGCTCCCTCTGTGGAGACCAGGGCTGGTCCAACACATACCAGCCCCACGGTGCTGCCCCCACCACCCTCCTCAATGATGCTCCCCACGGCCATACCCCTCCCCTGACCCATGGCCACGCTCCTCCACCCAGAGGGTGGGCAGGCAGCAGGAGTGGGTGGGCAGAGAACGTCCAAGGTGGGGTCCAGCCCTGTGGGGTCACTCAGGACCAGTTAGTCCTCTGGGGGCCTGAGGGCACACCCAGCAGGACAGGCTCTGAACTTTCCTGCACTTTTGGACTCTCCTGGGGAGGCCACCCCTGGTCTGCTGGGGCTGGCGGGGCAACCAGAGCTCCCCTGACAGGGTGGTGGAAGCTACACACCCACCCTGTGCTCAGCTGAGCTCCCGTCGGGTCCTTTTCTGAGGAAAACTCTGTGTGAGGGGTCTGTGGAGAGAAGCCAGAGCCCAGAGGAACCGAGGGGCCTCCGGTGACCACTAGCTACACTCTGCTTGGCGGCCATAGGTGTCTGCAGATCAGGGGTCTGCCTGGAGTCCTCGACGAGGCTGTCCTGGGGGCTTTGTGGAGACACCTTGGCAGGCAGTGGGCAGGCCCTTCTCCACAGGCCAGGTGACGGGGTTGACAGAATGACCCCTGTTCCAGGAAGCTTCTGGTGTGGCCATAG
Coding sequences within it:
- the CEP131 gene encoding centrosomal protein of 131 kDa, yielding MKGSRALSGPEGSLEGVDLSLTGLPPPMNRRPNSASATKPITRSISVVTGSEPRRKMLENPGPGGSRAINNLRRSNSATQVNQPQANQAWPSPLRPAEPQDFLTLFEGSPSGRKRPASLSKASSEKGATWNVLDDRPRAFTLPSDAQSPGALDVPVGPRRRECMVPLAPSFTANNRSNKGAVGNCVTTMVHNHYTPSEKVPPTPKSSNHTAPSLNNIIKAATDEGEGSSLGKPQKNVARSNHVVQNNSGGTTGLLRRKEVTEEEAERFIHQVNQAAVTIQRWYRHQVQLRRAGAARLECLLASKREGQRQRLGEGTLLDQHQQKEAARRKAREEKARQARRAAIQELQQKRAQKSGNADLGPLKGMGEMEKPQPTQEPAMRPGSTSQQTRKANNTGASFRTAGLEDAGQPALGSSPEPRQLSEDKPQDASLQDVPGEGLEGMGPAGSRAKSKATLDELLDTLKLLEQEPEPLPCPRAYHKDKYAWTDEEDDASSLTADNLEKFGKLSAATGPPEDGTLLSEAKLQSIMNFLDEMEKSGQGQPASAPQGPMPEEGLGRLEPASEASTSVMRLQLEVEEKKQAMVLLQRALAQQRDLTFRRVKETERELGRQLRQQKEHYEATIQRHLSFIDQLIEDKKALGEKCEALVSELKLGDQRRKDREAQLQEQHELEIKKLKELMSATEKVRREKWINEKTRKIKEITVKGLEPEIQKLIAKHKQEVKKLKGLHATELQRAEERAAQHYGRQAEELREHLEREKEALGRQEWERAQQRFEQHLEQEQRALQQQRRRLYNEVAEEKERLGQQAARQRAELDELRRQLEESSSAGGRALRAEFEKGKEEQERKHQMELKALKDQLEVERQMWEANSAKKEEAWLLNRERELKEEIRKGRDKEIELVIHRLEADMTQAREESERAAENRVKRLRDKYEAELSELEQSERKLQERCAELKGRLGEAEGENVRLQGLVRQKEKELADVKAVNEQLTGERSSLAQVLRQEFADRLATSEEENRQIKAELAELRARQRLELEQLTREKQAELEEVHGRVKMALAKKEEAVSSLRKQHQAAMKRADHLEELLEQCRRPFPSTK